A section of the Babesia microti strain RI chromosome I, complete genome genome encodes:
- a CDS encoding conserved Plasmodium protein, unknown function (overlaps_old_locusTagID:BBM_I03440), whose product MAFLPKLFRHDQPNACKPLQSKADGGNDKIPPASPNHEANYAEIIVNSGFIIRVIDGNMLSVVSLSENYGFTHKIDEKIMQVIPNRERENFFLILCAMDTMHLIKINNTTKPSTSGELVQRISSFKIDNVTSVEWHPTYPQKFFTAGPYEVCIWNLQQLNSLALKEGPNPVEITLEMASRCAKVLPLAPLYDTLMLRLLKSRQVKLIPGLKPQGVNGNSAMAAVVDDEFVVIINETGEPGDNLSTLYMVKCLHLAKADVAGKSSAFGAQRTHFACGRQLATIVDDQLIIYQLVWSECASVGRTDSINKGKGSNPSAGSEDGLVSESEEEAQMLVFTIMPSSVVKLPITPTSYSIASNALYICSRTASGSSGTVVYAIDLDSLSIRPLKLNLAGDEPSVPFEIDGMAAFSHPSASFLYLTAVGSDGPSEGDCTQQDGCLQLVGKVLNIVYSDECPESCKMSIIRADIGHFGRPERKPVGAESARTSHGCKSAPEGESRFDGSQKPNDFVTSERQGHLEAEMMIRELVLNVIVPGINEALRVSLESMSLQILNHLSSRNGMYSDLVKRLDRIVDRVGELGEKIDEMGKCVSVRIESLEENIESSNYELSAKYQSFDDKLLDLVGRQEYDKAFSLASHMDLDTNSDFTVALCENFDTSTFLESDPPPLTQLTLLNTCAALARSTSQLDTRISWITECLSLLDNGRRDYPVKKVPLLLPKIINYLEGAKSYSHLRDKVRFATKVCAYLSKCN is encoded by the exons ATGGCCTTCCTGCCCAAACTTTTCCGCCACGACCAGCCGAACGCCTGCAAGCCACTGCAATCGAAGGCAGACGGAggaaatgataaaattccCCCTGCATCTCCAAATCATGAAGCCAATTATGCCGAAATAATCGTTAACTCAGGTTTTATCATACGAGTAATTGATGGCAATATGCTGAGTGTGGTATCTCTGTCGGAAAACTACGGATTTACACATAAGATTGATGAAAAGATAATGCAAGTGATCCCCAACAGGGAAAGAGAGAActtttttttaattttgtgCGCTATGGATACAATGCATTTGATTAAGATCAACAATACAACGAAGCCAAGTACAAGCGGGGAACTGGTGCAAAGAATTTCCTCATTCAAAATAGATAACGTTACTTCAGTTGAGTGGCACCCAACTTACCCTCAGAAGTTTTTTACTGCAGGCCCCTACGAGGTCTGCATATGGAACCTGCAGCAACTAAACTCTCTCGCCCTCAAAGAGGGCCCTAATCCCGTCGAAATAACCCTTGAAATGGCTTCTAGGTGCGCTAAGGTGTTGCCCCTTGCCCCCTTGTACGATACGCTGATGCTTAGGCTCCTCAAATCTAGGCAAGTGAAGCTCATTCCTGGCCTTAAGCCCCAAGGGGTCAACGGCAATTCTGCCATGGCTGCTGTAGTGGATGACGAATTCGTCGTGATAATTAATGAGACAGGAGAGCCTGGAGACAATCTGTCCACACTGTATATGGTCAAATGCCTACATTTAGCCAAGGCAGATGTAGCTGGTAAGAGCAGTGCATTTGGGGCGCAGAGGACGCACTTTGCCTGCGGGCGCCAATTAGCCACAATAGTCGATGATCAGCTGATCATTTACCAGCTTGTTTGGTCTGAATGCGCTAGTGTTGGCAGGACAGATAGCATCAACAAAGGAAAGGGTTCGAATCCCAGTGCAGGCTCGGAGGATGGACTGGTGAGCGAGAGCGAGGAGGAGGCTCAGATGCTGGTGTTTACAATTATGCCAAGTAGCGTGGTAAAGCTTCCAATAACGCCCACTAGTTATTCTATCGCCTCTAATGCGTTGTATATTTGTTCACGAACTGCGAGCGGTAGTTCTGGGACCGTGGTTTACGCGATTGACTTGGACAGCCTTAGTATAAGGCCGCTGAAGCTCAATTTGGCCGGGGATGAACCGTCTGTTCCATTTGAGATTGACGGTATGGCCGCCTTTTCCCACCCAAGCGCATCCTTCCTATACCTGACGGCGGTAGGCTCAGATGGCCCGTCCGAGGGTGACTGTACGCAGCAGGACGGTTGCCTGCAATTGGTAGGCAAAGTGCTgaatattgtatattccGATGAATGTCCCGAGTCCTGCAAGATGAGCATAATACGCGCCGACATTGGGCACTTTGGCAGGCCGGAGAGGAAGCCTGTCGGTGCGGAATCTGCAAGGACCAGCCATGGTTGCAAAAGCGCACCAGAGGGGGAAAGTAGGTTTGACGGATCGCAAAAGCCCAATGATTTTGTCACTTCGGAGCGCCAGGGCCATTTAGAGGCGGAAATGATGATAAGGGAGCTGGTCCTAAACGTAATAGTCCCCGGGATAAACGAGGCACTGAGGGTCAGTTTGGAGAGTATGAGTTTGCAGATTTTGAATCATCTTAGCAGTAGGAACGGCATGTACTCCGACCTCGTCAAGAGGCTGGACAGGATAGTCGACCGGGTGGGGGAACTTGGCGAGAAGATTGATGAGATGGGCAAGTGTGTATCTGTTAGGATTGAATCGCTCGAGGAGAACATAGAGTCTTCAAACTACGAGTTGTCTGCAAAGTACCAGAGTTTTGACGACAAGCTACTGG ACCTGGTCGGGCGGCAGGAATATGACAAGGCCTTTTCCCTAGCCAGTCATATGGACCTGGACACCAACTCCGATTTCACCGTGGCACTCTGTGAGAACTTTGACACTTCTACATTTTTGGAGTCAGATCCTCCACCTTTGACGCAGCTAACGTTGCTAAACACATGCGCCG CATTGGCACGCTCAACCAGCCAGTTGGATACCAGGATATCGTGGATCACAGAGTGTCTATCGCTGCTGGACAACGGACGGAGAGACTACCCCGTGAAGAAGGTCCCCCTCCTGTTGCCCAAAATCATCAACTACCTTGAGGGTGCCAAGTCTTATAGCCACCTGAGGGACAAGGTCAGGTTCGCAACGAAAGTGTGCGCCTATTTATCCAAGTGTAACTAG
- a CDS encoding coatomer protein complex, subunit alpha (xenin) (overlaps_old_locusTagID:BBM_I03445), with protein sequence MVTVKLDVTSSRVKGLALHPQLPLLLASLHSGEIQLWDYDKSLLLETLEGHVGPVRGIDFHSRESLFVSGGDDCQVVVWDFKLKRRLFALSGHSDYVRTVSFHQRHPWIVSSSDDQTFRVWNWQSRTSIYVITGHCHYVMCARFHPTKDLLLTTSLDHTARVWATPSDMDVDPRKGEVHSRHDPGATSALADGLGGLVSPFTLKFLLEGHEKGVNCGVFHQTQQLIVTCSDDKTIRIWRYSENSAWQSNILRSHVDNVSCVMYHPGDHSVLVSNSEDCSVKIWSTESWDCLYTFKRKGDRFWTLGSAERMGSRYIAAGHDSGYILLKLMSERPLIARGKEGGVYLLRRDVDEPCGGVGRLFQSDPCFGLYLYRPDAGARLGLQPSFGMQLKVPGKFSREKLYMDISVRPFQLLLLSRNSRTLVIFYKLPELESAKFRLQGAHLIESGAIGDCCMQFYELPPPLNDPTSCCFMGKGRVAVGTAHHLVILNCRFEKVAAFELPTERVYPAPGGAVFAVSQSSLYYVKEAPIFVTALTGKPIAVVPSGGNEFQLIVCRNSLAVLDRQLRVIALVYDRQVKSAIWDGPNAVVYTTSTHLKFFMFGAQPSEELMPGDALRCDPGILKSLDQVWYLASLQGDELVYFTRAQQAGRFLLTVPEYLARRRVVSGELDRSITPSELLDGTCSPSLGFISFLRDRGYPQYAFGFCRDPALKFSLARAHSGLEEMVQVLDSYPASGLSGKSPSWLGAAWLEVAQIALKQCNVQIAERGFQHAHQNYGLVHLYMLTGQFDKLEKLRELGVLSGCPSATASKLYLFDGTYPIAPISASVPSNGPLCRPFRLWDGWSRLVDWGRLSSTGPVPVVARIPIQNPVPAPVPSPGKADGAWSDYDDFIEEIETSRSQASVTTSSARDFPIVPLPAATPTAAALVASGQFDQALSKLREGLSLANPRALIPSLVQLYQSSTCLAEALPNTCPVKLDVFSAHSARLAALNVQLLAQGHSLVTGGDFAGSLKVYRRIMHNAMLGWDPDSNPAANMTPEFVKARSYAFAMTLEIRRGELSESDPNRSLQLAASLANFDLESEHQFLVLRRMMGIMWKAGNFRTTAHIARRLIDSHTPVATAGDMDAEMDKVRRILQASLKRGGDTFPVKLEHGVICSVTFEEVEDRPIVKCPFCSSIALDTFAGTQCAICQLCLLANSH encoded by the exons ATGGTAACGGTGAAACTGGACGTGACAAGCTCGCGCGTCAAGGGTCTGGCGTTACACCCACAGCTCCCGCTCCTGCTAGCCTCGCTACACTCTGGAGAAATACAGCTCTGGGATTATGACAAGTCGCTGCTCCTCGAGACTCTCGAGGGACACGTGGGCCCAGTGCGCGGCATCGACTTCCATAGCCGGGAATCACTCTTCGTCAGCGGAGGAGACGACTGTCAAGTCGTCGTATGGGATTTCAAGCTCAAACGTAGGCTATTCGCCCTCTCCGGCCACTCGGACTACGTGCGTACCGTCAGCTTCCACCAGCGGCACCCCTGGATAGTCTCGTCTTCGGATGACCAAACGTTCAGGGTGTGGAACTGGCAAAGCAGAACCTCTATCTACGTTATAACCGGGCATTGTCACTACGTCATGTGCGCCAGGTTTCATCCCACTAAGGATCTGCTGCTAACTACATCGCTTGACCACACGGCGCGAGTGTGGGCAACTCCAAGCGATATGGACGTGGACCCACGCAAGGGTGAAGTCCATAGCAGGCATGATCCGGGCGCAACCTCAGCCCTGGCTGACGGCCTTGGGGGGTTAGTCTCACCCTTCACGCTCAAGTTTTTACTGGAAGGTCACGAAAAGGGTGTAAACTGCGGTGTGTTCCATCAGACGCAGCAGCTGATAGTCACCTGTTCTGACGACAAGACGATTCGAATCTGGAGGTATAGCGAAAACAGTGCATGGCAGTCTAATATACTGCGTTCCCATGTAGATAACGTGAGCTGCGTCATGTACCACCCGGGGGACCACTCGGTATTGGTGTCAAATTCGGAGGATTGTAGCGTGAAGATTTGGAGTACGGAAAGTTGGGACTGTCTTTATACTTTTAAGCGCAAGGGGGATCGCTTTTGGACTCTGGGCTCTGCGGAGCGCATGGGTTCCAGGTACATTGCAGCTGGGCACGACAGTGGGTACATTTTACTAAAGCTGATGTCTGAGCGCCCCTTGATCGCCAGGGGCAAAGAAGGGGGGGTGTATTTGCTGCGCCGCGACGTTGATGAGCCATGCGGCGGCGTTGGCCGCCTTTTCCAGAGCGACCCCTGCTTTGGGCTGTACCTCTACCGGCCGGACGCCGGCGCCCGCCTTGGCCTGCAGCCCAGTTTTGGCATGCAACTAAAGGTGCCTGGAAAATTTTCTAGGGAGAAGTTGTACATGGATATTAGCGTGCGCCCGTTTCAATTGCTCTTACTGTCCCGTAACTCCAGGACTCTGGTGATATTTTACAAGCTGCCTGAGCTCGAGTCCGCCAAGTTTAGGCTACAGGGAGCCCATTTAATCGAGTCAGGCGCCATAGGGGACTGTTGTATGCAGTTTTACGAGCTTCCTCCACCCCTAAACGACCCTACCAGCTGCTGCTTCATGGGCAAGGGCCGGGTGGCGGTGGGCACGGCCCACCACCTGGTGATATTGAATTGCAGATTTGAAAAGGTTGCGGCGTTTGAGCTGCCCACTGAGCGCGTATACCCTGCCCCAGGGGGCGCTGTATTTGCGGTATCCCAGTCGTCTCTTTATTATGTCAAGGAGGCTCCGATATTTGTGACTGCGCTGACGGGCAAGCCCATAGCGGTCGTCCCCTCCGGCGGCAACGAGTTCCAACTGATAGTCTGTCGCAACAGTTTGGCCGTGCTGGACAGGCAGCTTCGGGTGATTGCCCTCGTGTATGACAGGCAGGTGAAGTCTGCGATTTGGGACGGTCCCAACGCGGTTGTTTACACCACCTCCACTCACCTTAAGTTTTTTATGTTTGGCGCCCAGCCTTCCGAGGAACTTATGCCTGGAGACGCCCTGCGGTGCGACCCTGGCATCCTAAAGAGCCTGGACCAGGTGTGGTACTTGGCATCGCTTCAGGGCGATGAGTTGGTCTACTTCACCAGGGCCCAGCAGGCCGGCCGCTTCCTTCTAACCGTGCCCGAATACCTGGCGAGGCGGCGTGTGGTTAGCGGAGAACTGGATCGTTCCATTACGCCATCAGAGCTGTTAGATGGAACATGCAGTCCCTCCCTGGGCTTTATCAGTTTCCTGCGCGACAGGGGTTATCCCCAATACGCGTTTGGATTCTGCAGGGATCCGGCGCTAAAGTTTTCACTTGCCAGGGCCCACTCTGGCCTTGAAGAGATGGTTCAGGTGCTTGATAGCTATCCCGCGTCTGGATTATCGGGCAAGAGCCCATCATGGCTGGGCGCAGCCTGGCTGGAGGTGGCGCAGATCGCCCTGAAGCAGTGTAACGTGCAGATTGCGGAGAGGGGGTTCCAGCATGCCCATCAAAACTACGGTCTGGTCCACCTGTACATGTTAACCGGTCAGTTCGATAAGCTTGAAAAGTTGCGGGAACTGGGCGTGTTGTCGGGCTGTCCATCTGCTACCGCATCGAAGCTCTATCTGTTCGACGGTACCTACCCGATTGCGCCAATCAGCGCCTCAGTCCCCTCCAACGGCCCACTGTGCAGGCCGTTCCGTCTCTGGGACGGATGGTCTAGGCTCGTGGATTGGGGGCGTCTTTCCAGCACTGGCCCGGTGCCAGTTGTGGCTCGGATCCCGATCCAAAATCCAGTTCCAGCCCCGGTTCCTTCTCCGGGCAAGGCTGATGGCGCGTGGTCGGACTACGACGATTTCATAGAGGAGATTGAGACGTCGCGTTCTCAAGCCTCTGTCACCACGTCATCGGCGCGCGATTTCCCCATCGTGCCCCTGCCAGCGGCAACCCCAACTGCCGCAGCGTTGGTGGCATCTGGGCAATTTGACCAAGCGTTATCCAAGCTACGCGAGGGTCTGTCCCTTGCCAATCCCCGCGCCCTTATCCCATCGCTCGTACAGCTCTACCAGTCGTCTACGTGTTTGGCGGAGGCCCTGCCCAATACGTGTCCCGTCAAGTTGGACGTATTCTCTGCGCATAGCGCGCGTTTAGCAGCCCTAAACGTGCAACTTTTGGCGCAAGGGCACTCGCTAGTGACAGGAGGCGACTTTGCCGGGTCGCTCAAGGTATATCGTAGAATAATGCACAACGCCATGCTTGGATGGGACCCCGATAGTAATCCAGCTGCGAATATGACGCCTGAGTTCGTAAAGGCTAGGAGTTATGCATTTGCCATGACGTTGGAGATACGAAGGGGCGAGCTATCCGAGAGCGACCCCAATAGGAGCCTGCAGTTGGCAGCCTCTCTCGCTAACTTTGACCTGGAGAGCGAGCACCAGTTCCTTGTTTTGAGGCGTATGATGGGTATAATGTGGAAGGCGGGTAACTTTAGGACTACGGCACACATTGCCAGACGGTTAATTGACTCGCACACTCCTGTGGCTACTGCCGGCGATATGGACGCGGAGATGGACAAAGTCAGACGTATTCTTCAGGCCTCGCTCAAGAGGGGGGGCGATACTTTTCCCGTCAAATTGGAGCACG GGGTAATTTGTAGTGTGACCTTCGAGGAGGTGGAAGACAGGCCAATCGTAAAGTGTCCATTTTGCAGTTCTATAGCACTGGATACCTTCGCTGGCACGCAATGTGCCATTTGCCAGCTTTGTCTGCTCGCCAATTCCCACTGA
- a CDS encoding mitochondrial ribosomal protein L41, putative: MWLSPLRLAKIGPSKGRGPLLTKFAPVGFKKGYGAVGLGKHTKKGMFIINKMLIPTFHVPQINPELKPYISRNTPLLRGTTASIPSDPSD, encoded by the exons ATGTGGCTTTCACCCCTTAGGCTGGCAAAGATTGGCCCTAGCAAGGGCAGGGGCCCCCTGCTCACCAAATTTGCGCCTGTTGGCTTCAAAAAGGGGTACGGAGCCGTGGGCCTAGGCAAACACACCAAAAAAG GCATGTTCATTATCAACAAAATGCTGATTCCTACGTTTCATGTGCCCCAAATCAATCCGGAG CTAAAGCCTTATATCTCACGAAACACACCCCTCCTTCGTGGAACCACTGCCTCAATCCCTAGTGATCCTAGTGATTga
- a CDS encoding transcription factor with AP2 domain(s),SPE2-interacting protein (SIP2) (overlaps_old_locusTagID:BBM_I03455), whose translation MTNGVFASEKFELPDALDTLTGSLETLVGAQVDTSLGAAAVSEIDGIGGGPGVSEWFHNPYGLDTTNMCGSQGEKVIEPFQPTTQAQPIIYVDKVERSLIVEWYEGQIRREQRISYKKYGNAKAKQRADDLVAKVKAGYTFDQLYPEKGPPVVAIYENVGKFQVSLIRDRYLREWRVEWVNNCGTKMRARWSCKKIGNDEARSRAEMLADSLKQGIFAPRLLHKATGTRLSRCELKADLSYDANYSNVFGTARKHTMEVLCSEKKSKSDPAPRRKRRKAGGMGDPNFTAPLSTSRAVDSAAHNYHVYAACNPFQSFPTFQTYQELPPTAAENDTEDKEDELATVDVYNHPPFFHDYDYHGSVDCYKGDDAVAPVGSATGYYDPYGMYNYYQYVPQFQFPFVNSYGQDPYQVTRLCSTEQDATFASEKANVDEPDVHQEVPDLGTVPKFGKWVGEPDNMGNFAYTSGAGHPDYGTMLQTDPRFYWHPTPPETSATIDTVCEYPAV comes from the coding sequence ATGACGAACGGAGTCTTTGCGTCGGAAAAATTCGAGCTTCCCGACGCACTAGACACACTCACAGGCTCATTGGAAACTCTCGTTGGAGCGCAAGTCGATACATCATTGGGCGCCGCCGCAGTATCCGAAATCGACGGCATTGGGGGCGGCCCTGGCGTCAGTGAATGGTTCCACAACCCCTATGGGCTGGATACAACTAACATGTGCGGGTCGCAAGGCGAAAAGGTGATCGAGCCCTTCCAGCCCACAACTCAAGCTCAGCCAATAATTTACGTAGACAAGGTCGAGCGCTCTCTCATCGTCGAGTGGTATGAGGGTCAGATCCGTCGTGAGCAACGCATCTcttacaaaaaatatggAAATGCTAAGGCCAAGCAACGCGCGGATGATTTGGTGGCCAAGGTTAAGGCGGGCTATACATTTGATCAGCTGTACCCGGAGAAGGGCCCGCCTGTAGTGGCTATCTATGAGAATGTTGGCAAGTTTCAGGTCTCTCTGATAAGAGATCGGTATCTGCGCGAATGGAGGGTGGAATGGGTCAATAACTGCGGCACCAAGATGCGTGCGCGCTGGTCCTGCAAAAAAATCGGGAATGATGAAGCGAGGTCGCGGGCAGAAATGTTAGCGGACAGCCTCAAGCAGGGCATATTTGCCCCCAGGCTGCTCCACAAAGCCACTGGTACGCGCCTCAGCAGGTGCGAACTCAAAGCGGATTTGAGCTATGATGCCAACTATTCCAACGTCTTCGGCACGGCGAGAAAGCACACCATGGAGGTGCTCTGCTCTGAAAAGAAGAGCAAATCCGATCCGGCGCCGAGGAGGAAGAGGAGGAAGGCGGGTGGCATGGGTGACCCTAATTTTACAGCCCCGCTCTCTACCTCGAGGGCCGTGGACTCGGCGGCCCACAACTACCACGTCTACGCTGCGTGCAATCCCTTTCAGAGCTTCCCCACCTTCCAAACCTACCAAGAGCTGCCGCCTACCGCCGCGGAGAACGACACCGAGGACAAGGAGGACGAGCTGGCCACGGTAGACGTCTACAACCACCCGCCGTTCTTCCACGACTACGACTACCACGGCTCCGTGGACTGCTATAAGGGGGACGACGCTGTAGCTCCGGTGGGCTCTGCCACCGGCTACTATGATCCCTACGGTATGTATAACTACTATCAGTACGTGCCGCAGTTCCAGTTTCCATTTGTAAACTCATACGGGCAAGACCCGTACCAGGTGACCCGTCTCTGCTCTACCGAGCAGGACGCGACCTTCGCCTCCGAAAAGGCTAATGTGGACGAGCCGGACGTCCACCAAGAGGTGCCAGACCTTGGCACGGTGCCAAAGTTTGGCAAATGGGTCGGGGAGCCAGATAATATGGGCAACTTTGCGTACACGAGCGGGGCCGGCCACCCGGACTATGGTACAATGTTGCAGACAGACCCTCGTTTTTACTGGCATCCTACGCCCCCAGAAACCTCCGCAACGATCGACACTGTTTGCGAGTATCCCGCAGTTTGA
- a CDS encoding hypothetical protein (overlaps_old_locusTagID:BBM_I03460) translates to MYSALARGGLGLVKAARPFKTGVLRSLVRVDTLKVALSDPQLPSSDAFARIVQIANSRDGAGAKYTLEDFNAIEHSLSCLDCDSNSADGLSVDCIFGTICMLDSYRRARPATVPAQLAKLYAQLIRGLGREIDRELGQPAPRADGFALVARAIQSVTPACRSDLARILNKLFRRHAVQLLREGRFDRYINLISACMDVKTVQALFHLEARHNFRFRDFGEGGVLGKCSRVLRETKAAEPADADLLPRSKALVSSPIYPEEIANAKQVLSAAKKLLSAKRDAESVAHLLRVETLLQLLGFDAPTHDDVASIAERYFLVTSLHNFRYCDLASLLKLLTVTKSGLDIRKYVENLPKKDPTAEDTHLLAQFKCTRFGPLLEEIVTSKLKPRSPPSKEVGNGGAGGIVGYVNGIKVEDLGEDGVRSKVNRLIGRLGDLLFERRWAANHISGAQAGDLKGDADDEAHAALRLAELVVNFESVRPMPESDGIPMTLVRKIAQKYQPQATAARAPARASG, encoded by the coding sequence ATGTACTCCGCGCTCGCTCGCGGGGGCCTGGGGCTGGTCAAAGCTGCACGGCCCTTCAAAACCGGCGTCCTGCGTTCGCTGGTCCGCGTTGACACGCTGAAGGTCGCCCTTTCTGACCCGCAGTTACCTTCCAGCGATGCCTTCGCACGAATAGTACAGATTGCAAATAGTCGCGACGGGGCAGGGGCAAAGTACACTTTGGAAGATTTTAATGCGATAGAACACAGCTTGTCCTGCCTAGACTGCGACTCGAACAGCGCCGACGGGCTGTCGGTGGACTGCATATTTGGCACCATCTGCATGCTGGACTCCTACAGACGCGCCAGGCCAGCGACAGTCCCCGCGCAGCTGGCAAAACTCTATGCGCAACTGATACGAGGACTGGGCCGGGAGATTGATCGGGAATTGGGCCAGCCGGCGCCGCGCGCAGACGGTTTCGCTCTTGTTGCCCGCGCCATACAATCCGTAACTCCGGCCTGCCGTAGCGATCTGGCCCGAATTCTAAACAAGCTATTTCGCAGGCACGCCGTGCAACTGCTTCGAGAGGGGAGGTTTGACAGGTACATCAACTTGATTTCCGCCTGTATGGACGTTAAAACTGTACAGGCTCTCTTCCACCTGGAAGCACGTCACAATTTCAGGTTTAGAGATTTCGGGGAGGGGGGGGTCCTCGGCAAATGCAGTCGAGTTCTTAGGGAAACAAAGGCAGCGGAACCCGCCGACGCTGATCTCCTCCCTAGATCAAAGGCCCTTGTCTCCTCGCCCATCTACCCGGAAGAAATTGCAAATGCCAAGCAAGTGCTGTCGGCGGCCAAAAAACTACTCTCGGCTAAAAGAGACGCGGAATCGGTTGCTCACCTGCTAAGGGTTGAAACCCTGCTGCAGCTGCTAGGGTTCGACGCGCCCACCCACGATGACGTTGCCAGTATCGCCGAAAGATACTTTTTAGTTACCAGTCTGCACAACTTCCGCTACTGCGACCTGGCCTCGTTGCTAAAGCTCTTAACTGTCACAAAAAGTGGCTTGGACATCCGTAAATACgttgaaaatttgccaaaaaaaGACCCTACTGCCGAAGACACACACCTCCTGGCGCAATTTAAATGCACCAGGTTCGGGCCCCTCCTGGAAGAAATCGTCACGTCTAAACTTAAGCCGCGTTCCCCGCCGAGCAAGGAAGTGGGAAATGGCGGAGCTGGTGGGATCGTCGGGTACGTTAACGGCATTAAGGTTGAAGATTTGGGCGAGGACGGCGTGCGCTCAAAAGTCAACCGACTCATAGGGCGCCTTGGAGACTTGTTATTTGAACGTAGGTGGGCCGCCAATCACATCTCCGGGGCCCAGGCGGGAGATTTAAAGGGAGATGCAGACGACGAAGCCCATGCAGCCCTCAGGCTTGCGGAATTGGTGGTAAATTTCGAGTCAGTGAGGCCAATGCCGGAAAGCGACGGCATACCCATGACGCTGGTGAGGAAAATCGCGCAAAAGTACCAGCCCCAAGCCACAGCCGCACGGGCTCCAGCCCGCGCGTCGGGTTAG